One window from the genome of Ramlibacter henchirensis encodes:
- a CDS encoding response regulator — protein MSATNHRSTRVLIVEDEEDCRMTLALLMSMHGFEVRASASGREAIAIAEEFLPEVVFLDLGMPLMDGYETAAALRMNARTMQARIVALTGYGAEREMELAAAAGFDLYLVKPAALADLLAAVSQPLPTMLA, from the coding sequence ATGTCAGCTACAAACCACCGTTCGACCCGGGTGCTGATCGTCGAAGACGAGGAGGACTGCCGCATGACCCTGGCGCTGCTGATGTCCATGCACGGCTTCGAGGTGCGCGCAAGTGCGAGCGGCCGGGAGGCGATCGCCATCGCAGAAGAGTTCCTGCCCGAAGTAGTCTTCCTCGACCTCGGGATGCCCTTGATGGACGGCTACGAGACGGCGGCCGCGCTGAGAATGAATGCTCGCACGATGCAAGCTCGAATCGTTGCACTGACGGGCTACGGAGCTGAGCGCGAAATGGAACTCGCTGCGGCAGCTGGCTTCGACTTGTACCTGGTCAAGCCAGCAGCATTGGCAGATCTTCTCGCCGCCGTATCGCAACCCTTGCCGACAATGCTCGCCTGA
- a CDS encoding STAS/SEC14 domain-containing protein: MAYTCEIELRPDHVRAAIAGSGTVEEFISMVQWLGARSVTWRSSVLLVDLRGVETVYTFTEQLMIGRAVGVNLRHLRRHAAVVRAERITHVGEKAAQHEGSPLRVFADEKEAAAWLFETD, encoded by the coding sequence GTGGCGTACACCTGTGAAATCGAACTCAGGCCGGATCATGTCCGCGCCGCCATTGCCGGATCCGGCACCGTGGAGGAATTCATCAGCATGGTCCAGTGGCTCGGAGCGAGGAGCGTCACTTGGCGCTCCTCGGTGCTGCTCGTGGATCTTCGGGGAGTCGAGACGGTCTACACGTTCACTGAGCAGTTGATGATCGGACGCGCGGTGGGCGTGAACCTGCGCCACTTACGCAGGCACGCTGCCGTTGTGCGGGCGGAGCGCATCACGCACGTGGGCGAGAAGGCAGCGCAGCACGAAGGCAGCCCCCTTCGCGTGTTCGCCGACGAAAAGGAGGCGGCGGCCTGGCTGTTCGAGACGGATTAG